The Rubeoparvulum massiliense genomic interval GCTAACATCTGGCCAATTGACCAAAAGATTAGTATCCTTGGTCAAACCAGTGACCATACCATTATTGATATTGAAGATTGCGATAAGATTTATCGTGTTGGTGATATTATTCCATTTGAAATTGACTACACTGCATTACTTGCAGCATGTAACTCTCCTGGAATTGAAAAAGTCTCAGTTCGTGATTAGTGGATTGATGTAGGGGTAAGTTTGGAGATGGATAGGAACGAATAGGATCAGATAGCTATACCTGAGTACAAGTGGAGAGCACCCTCCCTCAGGGTCGATATCAAAGCAAGAAAAACGCTGAATAAAAGGGAGCTCTCCCTTTTCTTTGCAAATGAGATGGAATTGATAACCTGCCGTTGAAAGAGAAGATAAATCTGGTAAACGATCCCGTACCTATGTTGATAAAATATTCCACTGAATTTTGGGTTCCGGTTCACGGGTGGTTAGCACGAATTCGCCAATGTGGTAAGATTGTTTTTATGAACTCTTTCTAGTACAATTCATTCTAAAAGAAGTATTTGATTACTTAGCTTTCTATGATTCATGCAATTATTCCTAATTATTGGGTGAAAGTAATCATTGGCTTCAGATTTTCTCTCTTCAGCGTCAAAGAGATTAATACCAATTGCGAATAGGAGGAATTATCATGACGGAACAAGGAACAGAACGGGTAAAACGTGGAATGGCTGAAATGCAAAAGGGCGGCGTCATTATGGACGTTGTTAATGCTGAGCAAGCAAAGATCGCTGAAGCAGCAGGTGCAGTAGCAGTAATGGCATTGGAGCGGGTTCCAGCTGATATTCGTAAAGCTGGCGGTGTAGCTCGGATGGCTGATCCAACTATCGTGGAACAAGTAATGAATGCTGTCTCCATCCCAGTAATGGCCAAGGCACGGATCGGCCACTTTGTAGAAGCACGTGTACTTGAATCCATGGGTGTTGACTATATCGATGAAAGTGAAGTGCTAACACCTGCTGACGAAGAATTCCATATCGATAAATCTCAATTCACAGTACCTTTTGTCTGTGGTGCACGTAATCTTGGTGAAGCATTACGCCGGATCGGTGAAGGCGCATCCATGATTCGGACCAAAGGTGAACCAGGTACTGGTAATATCGTTGAAGCTGTTCGTCATATGCGCATGGTTCAATCACAAATTCGTAAGGTCGTTGGTATGTCTCGTGACGAACTAATGACTGAAGCGAAGAATCTCGGAGCTCCCTACGAATTGTTACTCCAAATTCATGACAAAGGAGCTCTACCAGTTGTTAACTTTGCAGCTGGCGGCGTTGCAACTCCTGCCGATGCTGCTTTGATGATGCAATTAGGTGCTGATGGTGTCTTTGTTGGTTCTGGTATCTTCAAATCAGAAAACCCAGAAAAATTCGCTCGTGCCATCGTTCAAGCAACTACTTACTATGAAGATTATGAATTGATCGCCAACCTTTCTAAAAACTTAGGCTCCGCGATGAAAGGAATCGATATCTCCTTACTAAGTCAAAGTGAACGGATGCAGGAGCGTGGCTGGTAATGGACAGGGTTAAAATTGGTGTATTAGCGCTGCAAGGTGCAGTATCTGAACATATTGAAATGCTGAATCAAGCTGGAGCTAAAGGTGTACCAATTAAAAGGGTGGAAGAGCTTGCTAATGTAGAGGGCTTGATTATCCCTGGCGGGGAAAGCACCACCATTGGTAAGTTAATTAAGCTCTATGGATTTGATAAGGCAATTACTCAATTTTATGAAGAAGGTCATCCGATCTTTGGTACCTGTGCAGGATTAATCTTATTAGCTAAGGAGATTGAAGGTCAGGATTGGGTTCATCTCGGATTAATGGATACCTATGTAGCACGTAATGGTTTTGGCCGTCAAAAGGAAAGCTTTGAGGTTAAACTAGCCATTCAAGGCATCGCTGATGATTTTCAAGCTGTCTTTATTCGTGCACCTTATATTATCTCCGTAGGTAATGAGGCCAATGTATTAGCCAAGTTTGATAATAAGATCGTGGCTGCTGAGGAAGGACGCTTATTGGTTGCGGCATTCCATCCAGAGTTAACTGATGATCCACGTTTCCATGAATATTTTGTCCAAATGGTAAAACGTGTTAATAAGGAACTTGCATAACCATAAAGAATGAT includes:
- the pdxT gene encoding pyridoxal 5'-phosphate synthase glutaminase subunit PdxT, which gives rise to MDRVKIGVLALQGAVSEHIEMLNQAGAKGVPIKRVEELANVEGLIIPGGESTTIGKLIKLYGFDKAITQFYEEGHPIFGTCAGLILLAKEIEGQDWVHLGLMDTYVARNGFGRQKESFEVKLAIQGIADDFQAVFIRAPYIISVGNEANVLAKFDNKIVAAEEGRLLVAAFHPELTDDPRFHEYFVQMVKRVNKELA
- the pdxS gene encoding pyridoxal 5'-phosphate synthase lyase subunit PdxS, giving the protein MTEQGTERVKRGMAEMQKGGVIMDVVNAEQAKIAEAAGAVAVMALERVPADIRKAGGVARMADPTIVEQVMNAVSIPVMAKARIGHFVEARVLESMGVDYIDESEVLTPADEEFHIDKSQFTVPFVCGARNLGEALRRIGEGASMIRTKGEPGTGNIVEAVRHMRMVQSQIRKVVGMSRDELMTEAKNLGAPYELLLQIHDKGALPVVNFAAGGVATPADAALMMQLGADGVFVGSGIFKSENPEKFARAIVQATTYYEDYELIANLSKNLGSAMKGIDISLLSQSERMQERGW